CGCGCAATGCCGAGGGAACGCGTCCGATCATTCTCGCGCCGGGAGGCGAACATCACGCGACGATCGACACGCTCGATTGGCTTGCCGCACACGACCACGCGGACGTTCGATGGCTTCCGCTCGACGCCGAGGGAACTTTGCAGCCGGGCGTGCTCGACGCGGCACTGACCGAGGCGCACGGGAGTTGCGCCGTTGCCACAGTCATCTACGCGAACAACGAGGTCGGCACTGTTCAACCGATTGTCGAACTCGGCCGGGTTGCTGCACGGCATGGGGTTCCGCTTCACGCCGATGCGGTGGCGGCATACGGTCACGTCCCCATCGACATCGCGGACCTGCGTGCGACGAGCGGGGCGTCGGAAGCATCCGGACTTGTTGCCGTGAGCGTGTCTGCACATAAAATCGGGGGGCCGGTGGGAATCGGCGCCCTCTATCTCTCTCGAAGTGCGACGGTGGAACCGCTGCTTCATGGGGGAGGGCAGCAGCGTAACGTGCGATCGGGAACCCAGGATGTCGCGGGCACGGTCGCCTTCGCGAGGGCGGCTGAGCTTGCAATACGCGAGCGTGTCGATGAATCGGAGCGACTCAGCGAGCTCAGAGACGTGCTGATTGCGGGTGTTCACGATGCAGTGCCCGACGCGCATGTCAACGGGTCGCGCTCTCAACGCCTCGCGAATAACGCTCACTTCTCGTTTCCCGGATGCGAAGGCGACTCGCTGCTCTTTCTGCTCGACATGGCCGGATTCGCGGTATCGACGGGTTCCGCCTGCCAGGCGGGCATTCCCGAGCCGTCGCATGTTCTGCAAGCCATGGGGCGTGACGAGCGTGAATCGCGCGGCGCACTGCGGGTGAGTCTCGGTCGCACAACAACGCGCGCCGACATCGACGCATTTCTCCGCGCGCTTCCCGAAGCGCATCGGCAGGCGAAGAAGGCCGGACTCGCCGACCGAGACGTGACACGGCGCTGACATTCAGCCGCGCGGACGTAAACTGGAACGATGAAGGTTCTCGCTGCTATGTCCGGAGGCGTCGACTCTGCGGTGGCCGCCGCCCGAGTTGTTGACGCGGGCCACGAGGTCGTTGGTGTTCACCTGGCGCTCAGCCGCATGCCCGGCACGCTGCGCACAGGCAGTCGCGGGTGCTGCACCATCGAGGACTCGATGGACGCGCAGCGCGCTGCAAACATGATCGGGATCCCGTACTACGTATGGGATTTTTCAGAGCGGTTCAAAGAAGATGTCGTTGACGACTTCATCGCCGAGTACGCGGCGGGCCGCACTCCAAACCCGTGTCTGCGTTGCAACGAGAAGATCAAATTCGCCGCACTGCTCGAGAAGGCGCTCGACCTCGGGTTCGACGCCGTCTGCACGGGGCACTATGCCAGCATCCGGTATGACGCAGACGGTCACCGCGAAATGCACAGGGCAAGCGCGTGGGCGAAGGACCAGTCATATGTGCTCGGCGTGCTCACTGCCGATCAGCTTGAACACTCCCTCTTTCCGCTCGGAGATACGCCGTCGAAGGATCTCGTGCGGGCTGAGGCTGCCGAGCGCGGCTTCACCGTGGCGAGCAAGCCAGACAGCCACGACATATGCTTCATTCCCGACGGTGATACGCGCGGATGGCTTGCCGAACACGTCGGCGCGGAGTCGGGTGAGATCCGTGACCGGGAGGGCAACATTGTCGGCAACCACGAGGGTGCTCACGCATACACCGTCGGGCAGCGGCGTGGTCTGAACCTTGGTGTTCCCGCACCGGATGGCCGGCCGCGATTCGTGCTCGAAGTGAAGCCGCGAAGCAACGAAGTGATTGTCGGTCCGAAGGAAGCGCTGGCGATTGCCGAGATCGCTGGTTGCCGGTACAGCTGGGCGGGTCTTCCGCCTCAGAACGCTGAAGTCGAGTTTTCGTGCGCGGTTCAGATTCGGGCACACGCAGATCCCGTTCCCGCCGTCGCCGTCATGAGCGCGAACGAGGAATCGGGCGAGCGTGAGGTGGTTGTGCGCCCCGAGACTCCGCTCGACGGAGTGGCTCCGGGCCAGAGCGCCGTGCTGTACGTGGGAACCCGGGTGCTCGGACAGTTCACTATCGACCGAACGGTGAGTGCCGTTCCCGTCGGAGCGTCAGTGTGACCGAATGGATGCTGCGGTAGCACGCAGCTCCTGCGCGAGTCTCTTCTCGACGTTCCCGTCGAATCGATCCCTGGCAACGGCTACCGAGAGCGCAAGCGAAGGCTCTCTCGCGATGCAGACGCCAACAGCGACGACGTCTGGGTCGCTCTCGCCAAAATTGACGGCGTACCCGCGGTTGCGCACGGTAGCGAGCTCGCGGCGAAATTCGGTAAGCGTCGCCTGCTTCTCATTGCGCCACGGGGGCAGACCCGTCGGGTAGAGCGCGGGCAGTGAAGCATCGCCGAGATCGGCCAGGATCGCTTTGCCCCCCGATGTGGTGAAAGCCGGGGTTCGTGAGCCGATGCGAAGGCTGACACGAAGCCATTGCGTGCCCTCGACGCCGTCGAGAAATCGCACGTCCGGCCCCGTGAGAATAACGAGATGCACCGTGTCATCGAGACGGTGGGCGAGCGACTCAAGATGCGGACGCATCGTGCGGACGATCCGTCGAAGCTGATTTCCGTCGGTGCGCTGACCCGTGAGCTTCGGGCCGGGGTGGTACAACCGCTTCTCGCCCTGCTCAACAAAACCGCGGTGAGTCATGGTCGTGAGCAGCCGGTGGGCTGTTGACGCGGCCACCTCGAGCTCGGAAGCAGCATCGGTGACGCTGAGAGTTCCTCGCTCGGCAAGGAGTTCGAGCAGGTGCATTGCCCGATCCACTGATTCGACCCGGTAGGGGTCGCCTTTCTGAGCCACGGAATCACTGTATCCCACAGTGGCCGGAGTCATGCGCGTGTGGTACGACATTTTGGCGGAAGTGATGTCGGTTGCGGATCGTAGACTGTGTAACGTGACTGATGCCAGCGAATTGAGCCTTGAGCAGGCCGCAGAAGAAGCCCGTGCGCTGACGTCGCGAATCATCGAGCTTCGCGATGCGTACTACGATCGCGATACGTCGCTCGTTTCTGATCACGAGTACGACGAGATGATGCATCTGCTTGAAGCGCTGGAGCGCGCGTATCCTGAATTGCAGGGGCAGGACTCACCGACGCAGACCGTTGGCGGTTACGCTGAGACAACTTTGTTCGCCCCGGTGGTTCACGCCGAGCGGATGCTCAGTCTCGACAACGTCTTCAGCGATGACGAACTGCGTGAGTGGACGACGCGCACCGAACGAGCTGCGGGCCGTAGCATCCGGTATCTGTCTGAATTGAAGATCGATGGTCTTGCTGTGAACCTGCGCTATCAGAACGGCCGTCTGGTGTCTGCCGCCACGCGAGGCGACGGGGTGGTCGGTGAAGACGTCACGGAAAACGTGAGGTACATTCCATCGATTCCGCGCCGGCTTTCGGGGGAGGGACATCCCGAACTTGTTGAGGTTCGGGGAGAGATCTTCTTTCCCGTCGCAGCGTTCACCGCCCTGAACGAGCGACAGCAGAAGGCCGGAGAGAAGGTCTTTGCAAACCCGCGTAATGCGGCGAGCGGGAGCCTGAGACAGAAGTCGGAAACCAAGACAGACGCGCAACGGAAGACCATGCGGGACAGACTCTCGCGACTGCAGATGCTTGTTCACGGAATCGGCGCGTGGCCCAACCCACCGGTAGCAAGCCAATCAGACATCTACGAGTTGCTCGCGGACTGGGGGCTTCCGACCTCGACGCACTATCGAGTGTTTGACGATGCAGACGGGGTCGTCGATTTCATTCACTATTACGGAGAGAACCGAGGAGCGGTCGAGCACGAGATCGACGGCATCGTCATCAAAGTCGACGAACTGGCACTTCACGATGAGCTCGGGGCGACAAGCAGAGCGCCACGATGGGCGACGGCTTTCAAATATCCGCCAGAGCAAGTGAACACGCGACTTCTCGACATCGTTGTGAGTGTCGGGCGCACGGGGAGGGCGACGCCATTTGCCGTCGTTGAACCCGTGCATGTCGCTGGGTCAACGGTGAGCCAGGCCACACTGCACAACCAGGACGTTGTGAAAGCCAAGGGTGTGTTGATCGGCGATACCGTCGTTCTGCGCAAGGCCGGAGACGTCATTCCGGAGATTCTTGGACCGGTGGTTGACGTGCGCGATGGCAGCGAGCGTGAGTTCGTGATGCCGGCGGAATGCCCGGAGTGCGGATCGCCGCTGAGACCGGCGAAGGAAGGCGACATCGACCTGCGCTGCCCGAACGCGCGCTCGTGCCCGGCACAGGTTCGCGGACGGGTAGAGCACATTGGCAGCAGAGGCGCACTTGACATCGAGGGGCTCGGCGAGGTGAGTGCGTCTGCACTGACGCAGCCGATCGAACCCTCAGAACCCCCGCTCGTGACGGAGGCAGGACTCTTCGACCTTAGCCTCGCCGACGTTTTTCCGATTCGCACGCAGGTGATCGATCCAGAAACCGGGCTGCCGCGAACAGACGACGCGGGCACGGCGAAGGTCGTGACGCCTTTTGCGCGCAAGCGAACGAAGAAAGACGGTCCATTCGACCCCGAAGCGGCCGAGTTCTCGGGAGACGACGACTTCGTGCCATCGAAGAACGCTCTCGAGCTCATAGAGAACATCGAGCTCGCAAAGACCAAACCTCTCTGGCGGCTATTGGTGGCGCTCAATATTCGTCACGTCGGGCCGGTTGCTGCACGGGCGCTCGCTGATTGGTTCGGATCGCTCGGCGCAATCAGGGAGGCAACACGCGATGAGCTAGCCGACGTTGACGGTGTCGGTGGCATCATCGCCGATTCGCTTCGCGCCTGGTTCGACGTCGATTGGCACCGCGATATCGTGAGCGTCTGGACGGACGCGGGAGTGCAGTTTTACACTCCGGGCCACCGGGGGCCGGGCGCTGCGGCCAAGCAGGGTGGGGTACTCGCCGGCCTGACTGTTGTCGCAACGGGGTCACTCGAGGGATTCTCACGTGACGGCGCGAAAGAGGCAATCATCAGCGCGGGCGGAAAGGCGGCCTCGAGCGTGTCGAAGAAGACCGACTATGTCGCCGCGGGCCCCGGAGCCGGCTCGAAGCTCGCCAAGGCCGAAGAGCTTGGTCTTGTCATTCTCGACGCCGAGCAGTTCGCGCGCCTCGTCACAGAGGGGCCCGGCTTCCTCTCGAACGCAGACGCTGAGGAATAGTCCAGATTCAGGTGTCGAGAAGCGATTCCCGCACATCTTTTCGCAGAACTTTGCCGATGAGTGACTTCGGTAGTTCATCGACCTGGACGATACGGCGTGGAACCTTATACGGAGTGAGAATGTCGCGGGCGAAGGCCCGCAGCTCCTCTGGGTCGATGGTTGCGCCCGGGGCTGCGGTGACTGCTGCGACGACGTCTTCGCCTGAATGCTTACTTGGCAGACCGACAACGGCCGCTTCGTCAACACTGGGGTGCGAGCAGAGGGCATTCTCCACTTCGGACGGCGACACGTTGAACCCGCCAGTGATGATGAGCTCCTTCTTACGGTCAACGACCGCCACAAACCCCTCGTCATCGAGTGTGACGATGTCGCCCGTACGGAACCAGCCGTCATCGGTGAACACCGCGGCCGTCTCGTCAGGTTTGTTGAAGTAGCCGCTGAATACCTGGGGTCCTCGTGCGATGAGCTCGCCGGGTTCCCCACGTTCAACGTCGACAGAGGGGTTCTCCGGATCAACGACGCGAATTTCAGTATTGGGTAAGGGAAGGCCCACGGTTCCAGCTTTACGCCCCGGTGATACCGGGTTTGCCATAAGCACTGGCGAGCATTCGCTCAGTCCGTACCCCTCAATGAGGTAGCCGTTGGATGCTTCCTCCCACGGTTCGACGAGGTCTTGCGACAGCGGCATCGCCCCCGAGATGCAGATCTCTGTTCCCTTGAGCGAGACGCCCTTTTCTTGTGCCGCAGAAAGCAGCCGCTGCGCAATCGGCGGAACCGCGGGGAAGAAGGTGGGTGGATGCTTGCGCACGGCCTTGAGTACGAGGTCGGGATCAAACTTGGGGAACAGTACGAGCCGTGCCCCCATGCTCATGGCGAAGGTGAGGCACAGCGTGAGCCCGTACGCATGGAACATCGGCAAAACGGCATAGACAACGCAGTCGCCCGGGGTGATTGTCGGAACCCAGGCACGTGCCTGGGCGGCGTTCGCGAGGAGATTGGCGTGCGTGAGCACGGCACCCTTTGGCGACCCGGTTGTGCCGCTTGTGTACTGAATTACGGCGACGTCGTCCTTTGACGGAGCCGGGTGGTCACCCGCGAGCCGTTCTGAGGCAGTCAGCTGTTCCCAGCGAATTGTGCCGCTGACGGGCGTGGTGAGTGCACGGCGCGACTCGCGGGCCTTCTTCAACGGCAGCTTCAGCGCCAGGCGCATTCCGGTGGGAAGAGCGCGCGCCACATCAACCGAGATCAGCGTGCTGACGGCCACATCGTCGGGGAAATCTTTGACCGTACCGACGACGTTGTTCCACACGATCGCCGTCTTCGCACCGTGGTCTTCAAACTGATGCCGCAGCTCGCGCGCTGTATACAGCGGATTGTGCTCCACGACGATTGCGCCGAGACGCAGCACAGCGTAGAAGGCGACGATGTGCTGCGGGCAGTTGGGGAGGACGATCGCTACACGGTCGGCACGGGCAACACCACGACGGCGCAGACCCTCGGCCGCGCGGGACACGGCATCGTCGAGGTCGGCGTACGTGGTTTCGACTCCGAAGAACTCCAAGGCGGCAGCATCCGGATACGATCGTGCGGACTCAGCGACGATGTCACCGAGCGACCCCGCCACCTCGTCGATCGTGTGCGGAACGTTCGGTGCATAGCTCGCCAGCCATGGGGCATCTTCTGGAGTCACCCATCCACCTTAACGCCGGTGGCGGTCAGAACCTCACGTCTGCTTCACCGCCTAGAATGGTCAGATACCCCACGATCCATGTGACGGAGACCTATGTCTGAAATATCCGAGGAGCAGGTGGCGCACCTCGCGGGCCTCGCTCGAATCGCGCTCACTGATGAAGAGATCACGAATCTCACATCAGAACTCGACCAGATTGTCGACAGCATCGCGAAGGTGCAAGAAGTCGCGACCGCCGATGTGCCAGCGACGAGCCACCCCATCCCGTTGCGCAATGTCTACCGGCCCGACGTCGTCGGCGACACGCTGACACAGGAGCAGGCCCTGCAGAACGCACCGGACGACGACGGGGAGCGCTTTGTCGTGTCCGCGATTCTGGGGGAGGAGCAGTAGTGAGCGATATCACCGAACTGTCCGCAGCAGATCTGTCGGCGAAGCTCTCGTCTGGGGAGGTCAGCTCTGTCGAGGCCACGCGCGCGCACCTCGCCCGCATCTCTGCCGTCGAGGGAGACGTTCATGCGTTCCTCCACGTGTCGGACCACGCTCTCGACGTTGCCGCAGACATTGATGCACGCCGCGCCGCCGGTGAAGAGCTCGGTCCCGTCGCAGGCGTCCCTCTCGCGATCAAGGACGTTCTCGTCACCAACGACATGCCGTCTACGTCGGGAAGCCGCATTCTCGAGGGTTACATGTCGCCGTTTGACGCGACAGCTGTCGAACGCTCGCGCACGGCCGGATTCGTCCCCCTGGGAAAGACGAATATGGACGAATTCGCCATGGGATCCTCGACGGAGCACTCAGCGTACGGGCCAACGCATAACCCCTGGGATCTTGAGCGCATTCCGGGAGGGTCCGGGGGAGGATCCGCCGCAGCCGTTGCAGCGTTCGAAGCACCGCTCGCTCTTGGCAGCGACACGGGTGGATCGATTCGTCAGCCCGCCCACGTCACGGGCACTGTGGGCGTCAAGCCGACGTATGGCGCGGTCAGCCGTTACGGTGCGATTGCGCTTGCGTCATCGCTTGACCAGATCGGCCCGGTGTCGCGAACCGTGCTCGATGCCGGCCTGCTGCAGGACGTCATTCAGGGGCATGACCCGCGCGACTCGACATCGCTTGCAGACACCTGGCCGTCGATGGCGGATGCCGCACGGGCCGGCGCTCGCGGTGACGGAGTCAAGGGACTCAAGATCGGCGTCATTGCCGATCTCATGGGGCCCGGCATCCAAAGCGGTGTCGCATTGCGCTTTCGCGAAGCCCTCGACGTCCTCGAGAAGAACGGGGCTGAGATCGTCGAGACTTCGGCGCCCCACTTCGAGTACGCCGTTGCCGCCTACTACCTCATTCTGCCGGCAGAGGCTTCGTCGAACCTTGCCCGGTTCGACTCCGTGCGCTTCGGACTTCGCGTCACCCCCGAATCCGGAGGAACCGTTGAGCAGGTGATGGCCGCAAGCCGTGAAGCCGGATTCGGGCCTGAAGTGAAGCGACGTATCATTCTGGGAACGTACGCGCTCAGCGCCGGGTACTACGACGCTTATTACGGAAGCGCGCAAAAGGTTCGCACGCTCATTCAGCAGGACTTCGAGGGCGCATTCGCTCAGGTCGACGTGCTTGCGAGCCCAAGCGCGCCGACAACGGCATTCAAGTTCGGCGAGAAGCTCGACGACCCCATGGCGATGTACCTGAACGACGTCACAACAATTCCCGCCAACCTGGCAGGTGTTCCCGGCATCAGCGTGCCCGTTGGGCTCGCTCCAGAAGACGGGCTTCCCGTCGGCATCCAATTCATGGCTCCGGCGCGTGAAGACGCGCGGTTGTATCAGGTGGGCGCGTCGCTTGAAGCGCTTCTGGAATCAGGGTGGGGACACACGCTTATGTCACAGGCACCGCAGCTGGGAGGAAAGCACTGATGTCGACCGCTGAACTCATGGACTTCGATGAGGCCATCGAAAAGTTTGAGCCCGTGCTGGGGTTCGAAGTTCACATTGAACTCGGAACCAAGACGAAGATGTTCTCGGCTGCACCAAACGGTTTCGGGGATGCGCCAAACACCAACGTCTCACCCGTGTGTCTCGGCCTTCCCGGCTCGCTTCCAGTCGTCAACGAGCAGGCCGTGCGCTATTCGATCAGCCTCGGCCTCGCGCTCGGCTGCTCCATTGCCGAATCATCATCGTTCGCACGAAAGAACTACTTCTACCCCGATCTGGCGAAAAACTACCAGATCTCCCAGTTCGACGAGCCGATCGCTTTTGAGGGCGAAGTCGAGGTGGAACTGTCTGACGGCAGTATCCGCCGCATTCCCATCGAACGTGCGCACATGGAAGAAGACGCGGGCAAACTCACACACGTGGGCACGAGCGGACGCATTCAAGGCGCCGATCACTCGCTCGTCGACTACAACCGTGCGGGCGTGCCCCTCGTGGAGATTGTGACTCACCCGATTTTCGGCGCGGGCGCACTTGCACCCGAGATCGCGAAGGCCTACGTCGCGACGATTCGCGACATTGTCATCTCGTTGGGAATCTCTGAGGCGCGCATGGAACGCGGCAACCTGCGCTGCGACGCAAACGTCTCGCTTCGCCCCTATGGGCAGGAGAAGCTCGGCACGCGCACCGAGACGAAGAACGTCAACTCAATGCGGTCAGTTGAGCGCGCCGTGCGCTATGAGATTCGTCGACAGGCAGCGATCCTCGAAGCCGGTGGAACGATCACACAGGAGACCCGCCACTGGCACGAAGACACGGGCACGACTTCAGCGGGGCGCCCGAAGAGCGACGCAGATGACTATCGGTACTTCCCTGAGCCTGACTTGCTTCCTGTCGTACCGAGCGCCGATTTGATTGACGAACTCCGAGC
The Paramicrobacterium chengjingii DNA segment above includes these coding regions:
- the ligA gene encoding NAD-dependent DNA ligase LigA; its protein translation is MSVADRRLCNVTDASELSLEQAAEEARALTSRIIELRDAYYDRDTSLVSDHEYDEMMHLLEALERAYPELQGQDSPTQTVGGYAETTLFAPVVHAERMLSLDNVFSDDELREWTTRTERAAGRSIRYLSELKIDGLAVNLRYQNGRLVSAATRGDGVVGEDVTENVRYIPSIPRRLSGEGHPELVEVRGEIFFPVAAFTALNERQQKAGEKVFANPRNAASGSLRQKSETKTDAQRKTMRDRLSRLQMLVHGIGAWPNPPVASQSDIYELLADWGLPTSTHYRVFDDADGVVDFIHYYGENRGAVEHEIDGIVIKVDELALHDELGATSRAPRWATAFKYPPEQVNTRLLDIVVSVGRTGRATPFAVVEPVHVAGSTVSQATLHNQDVVKAKGVLIGDTVVLRKAGDVIPEILGPVVDVRDGSEREFVMPAECPECGSPLRPAKEGDIDLRCPNARSCPAQVRGRVEHIGSRGALDIEGLGEVSASALTQPIEPSEPPLVTEAGLFDLSLADVFPIRTQVIDPETGLPRTDDAGTAKVVTPFARKRTKKDGPFDPEAAEFSGDDDFVPSKNALELIENIELAKTKPLWRLLVALNIRHVGPVAARALADWFGSLGAIREATRDELADVDGVGGIIADSLRAWFDVDWHRDIVSVWTDAGVQFYTPGHRGPGAAAKQGGVLAGLTVVATGSLEGFSRDGAKEAIISAGGKAASSVSKKTDYVAAGPGAGSKLAKAEELGLVILDAEQFARLVTEGPGFLSNADAEE
- a CDS encoding cysteine desulfurase family protein; its protein translation is MSVYLDHAATTPMRAESRAAYTDALDIVGNPASIHGVGQRAKQLLEESRETIARSIGCDSIEVILTSGGTEAINLALKGLFWSRNAEGTRPIILAPGGEHHATIDTLDWLAAHDHADVRWLPLDAEGTLQPGVLDAALTEAHGSCAVATVIYANNEVGTVQPIVELGRVAARHGVPLHADAVAAYGHVPIDIADLRATSGASEASGLVAVSVSAHKIGGPVGIGALYLSRSATVEPLLHGGGQQRNVRSGTQDVAGTVAFARAAELAIRERVDESERLSELRDVLIAGVHDAVPDAHVNGSRSQRLANNAHFSFPGCEGDSLLFLLDMAGFAVSTGSACQAGIPEPSHVLQAMGRDERESRGALRVSLGRTTTRADIDAFLRALPEAHRQAKKAGLADRDVTRR
- the gatB gene encoding Asp-tRNA(Asn)/Glu-tRNA(Gln) amidotransferase subunit GatB, with amino-acid sequence MSTAELMDFDEAIEKFEPVLGFEVHIELGTKTKMFSAAPNGFGDAPNTNVSPVCLGLPGSLPVVNEQAVRYSISLGLALGCSIAESSSFARKNYFYPDLAKNYQISQFDEPIAFEGEVEVELSDGSIRRIPIERAHMEEDAGKLTHVGTSGRIQGADHSLVDYNRAGVPLVEIVTHPIFGAGALAPEIAKAYVATIRDIVISLGISEARMERGNLRCDANVSLRPYGQEKLGTRTETKNVNSMRSVERAVRYEIRRQAAILEAGGTITQETRHWHEDTGTTSAGRPKSDADDYRYFPEPDLLPVVPSADLIDELRAALPEPPAARRRRLKAEWDFTDLEFQDVQNGGLVNEVAATIAAGASPAAARKWWTGEISRLANARGDEPTSLITPQSVAELTKLVDDGTLTDKLARQVLEGVIDGEGTPSDVVDKRGLAVVSDDGALIAAIDDALAAQPDVLQKIKDGKVQAAGAIIGAVMKAMRGQADAARVRELILERASE
- the mnmA gene encoding tRNA 2-thiouridine(34) synthase MnmA, with protein sequence MKVLAAMSGGVDSAVAAARVVDAGHEVVGVHLALSRMPGTLRTGSRGCCTIEDSMDAQRAANMIGIPYYVWDFSERFKEDVVDDFIAEYAAGRTPNPCLRCNEKIKFAALLEKALDLGFDAVCTGHYASIRYDADGHREMHRASAWAKDQSYVLGVLTADQLEHSLFPLGDTPSKDLVRAEAAERGFTVASKPDSHDICFIPDGDTRGWLAEHVGAESGEIRDREGNIVGNHEGAHAYTVGQRRGLNLGVPAPDGRPRFVLEVKPRSNEVIVGPKEALAIAEIAGCRYSWAGLPPQNAEVEFSCAVQIRAHADPVPAVAVMSANEESGEREVVVRPETPLDGVAPGQSAVLYVGTRVLGQFTIDRTVSAVPVGASV
- the gatA gene encoding Asp-tRNA(Asn)/Glu-tRNA(Gln) amidotransferase subunit GatA, which produces MSDITELSAADLSAKLSSGEVSSVEATRAHLARISAVEGDVHAFLHVSDHALDVAADIDARRAAGEELGPVAGVPLAIKDVLVTNDMPSTSGSRILEGYMSPFDATAVERSRTAGFVPLGKTNMDEFAMGSSTEHSAYGPTHNPWDLERIPGGSGGGSAAAVAAFEAPLALGSDTGGSIRQPAHVTGTVGVKPTYGAVSRYGAIALASSLDQIGPVSRTVLDAGLLQDVIQGHDPRDSTSLADTWPSMADAARAGARGDGVKGLKIGVIADLMGPGIQSGVALRFREALDVLEKNGAEIVETSAPHFEYAVAAYYLILPAEASSNLARFDSVRFGLRVTPESGGTVEQVMAASREAGFGPEVKRRIILGTYALSAGYYDAYYGSAQKVRTLIQQDFEGAFAQVDVLASPSAPTTAFKFGEKLDDPMAMYLNDVTTIPANLAGVPGISVPVGLAPEDGLPVGIQFMAPAREDARLYQVGASLEALLESGWGHTLMSQAPQLGGKH
- a CDS encoding long-chain-fatty-acid--CoA ligase, whose protein sequence is MTPEDAPWLASYAPNVPHTIDEVAGSLGDIVAESARSYPDAAALEFFGVETTYADLDDAVSRAAEGLRRRGVARADRVAIVLPNCPQHIVAFYAVLRLGAIVVEHNPLYTARELRHQFEDHGAKTAIVWNNVVGTVKDFPDDVAVSTLISVDVARALPTGMRLALKLPLKKARESRRALTTPVSGTIRWEQLTASERLAGDHPAPSKDDVAVIQYTSGTTGSPKGAVLTHANLLANAAQARAWVPTITPGDCVVYAVLPMFHAYGLTLCLTFAMSMGARLVLFPKFDPDLVLKAVRKHPPTFFPAVPPIAQRLLSAAQEKGVSLKGTEICISGAMPLSQDLVEPWEEASNGYLIEGYGLSECSPVLMANPVSPGRKAGTVGLPLPNTEIRVVDPENPSVDVERGEPGELIARGPQVFSGYFNKPDETAAVFTDDGWFRTGDIVTLDDEGFVAVVDRKKELIITGGFNVSPSEVENALCSHPSVDEAAVVGLPSKHSGEDVVAAVTAAPGATIDPEELRAFARDILTPYKVPRRIVQVDELPKSLIGKVLRKDVRESLLDT
- the gatC gene encoding Asp-tRNA(Asn)/Glu-tRNA(Gln) amidotransferase subunit GatC, which produces MSEISEEQVAHLAGLARIALTDEEITNLTSELDQIVDSIAKVQEVATADVPATSHPIPLRNVYRPDVVGDTLTQEQALQNAPDDDGERFVVSAILGEEQ
- a CDS encoding IclR family transcriptional regulator, whose product is MAQKGDPYRVESVDRAMHLLELLAERGTLSVTDAASELEVAASTAHRLLTTMTHRGFVEQGEKRLYHPGPKLTGQRTDGNQLRRIVRTMRPHLESLAHRLDDTVHLVILTGPDVRFLDGVEGTQWLRVSLRIGSRTPAFTTSGGKAILADLGDASLPALYPTGLPPWRNEKQATLTEFRRELATVRNRGYAVNFGESDPDVVAVGVCIAREPSLALSVAVARDRFDGNVEKRLAQELRATAASIRSH